One Hippocampus zosterae strain Florida chromosome 4, ASM2543408v3, whole genome shotgun sequence genomic window carries:
- the nfat5b gene encoding nuclear factor of activated T-cells 5 isoform X4 yields MSQTSGGESGTPSAAIPSDGMPCSMTMDGPRSAFSTSSSSTQQCSSSASDPARCGNVGPEDIRTCRAVPESFGAEGGSSNGNGGGHCLPAAEVGGGLGATSQEDQPHQHMMPPKRRTELNISPPPQDLLSDSHMSCQAETSLDSEHSNSIWMEDSLSNFSIMSTNSYNDNTEVPRKSRKRTPRQRPGLKSLLTNEASMDVFDADSAKAPHFVFSQLGTDNKTAQKGSPQENARVPHQKGVLSMQYPSKSEQKELKILVQPEPQHRARYLTEGSRGSVKDRTQQGFPTVKLEGVNEPVILQVFVGIDAERVRPHGFYQACRVTGRNTTACKEVDIGGTTVIEVPLDPSTHMTLAVDCVGILKLRNADVEARIGVAGSKKKSTRARLVFRVNIPRPDGSVLTLQTLSSSILCTQPAGVPEILKKSLHSCSVRGGEELFIIGKNFLKDAKVIFQENVSDETSWKTEAEIDMELFHQNHLIVKVPPYQNQSITSAVCVGIYVVTVAGRSHDVQQFTYNPDAGKNEVSVKKETASPVKTCPFDDQSKVLRPCMLPQVKKEEVTPMEVTNNLQTTGVFKQMLDLCPGQQNPEMSTGHLNNNREFSNALPQSSGDPDKSQGPVFTNTEALTTIQPIVGLGQERQVSNSGSTVRPCGDPGPQLPMFPSDEVAQLEEAVRQLKPEAFGLPLQSDNSMANQQHHMQRQQIQNQQLQQQQQQIHQQQLQQQQQQQVLENLQQQIFQSQIQMQCVNVEQQGSSQGALPNQGSLFQQAQQQQQHQQQQQQQTSLFQQTTDLLSIQTNFLQQTPSHSSPPAFHNPSPLAEAHDPQGGLFHSQNASHTPEQAQAVLFQNPMTVLASPDQQPSTPILFLPQTSLSGQLPTNSSQQQQLAFLSALQTPAPGQQSVFQAQAQTQLSPIQQGAPMERQQPSQPQPLTQPNQQHCLFQNLSQHPPANALPPAQQQPAGLLFCNNPLPTTDQTSNILFDNQGQMPPLTSSSLVSREPENTSLLFSQASMVTVNQQVRPEPMALGNPNDARQQVLYQAQQPMQLGNTTNSGQERSVGLFMRPPNMASLQGGLSQELAQSAMFASPNGVASLQTTTSSPVQQPGTLFQSAVGGTIGQPSQAEESELFLFGIQNECGQLMSAPGNAVSDQIIAISQSGQNQRESEARIQSLFNQSPSQSVTAQSGLKASRSMEKIENLLVSQEPGNGITHSF; encoded by the exons ATGAGCCAAACCAGTGGTGGAGAATCTGGGACCCCTTCAGCTGCTATACCTTCAG ATGGCATGCCCTGCTCTATGACCATGGATGGCCCCCGCAGTGCTTTTTCCACCTCTTCCAGTTCGACCCAACAATGCAGTTCTTCAGCCAGTGACCCTGCTCGCTGTGGCAATGTCGGCCCAGAGGACATCAGAACTTGCAGAGCTGTACCAGAGAGCTTTGGCGCTGAAGGTGGGAGTTCCAATGGCAATGGTGGTGGTCATTGCCTGCCCGCCGCTGAGGTTGGGGGAGGGTTAGGTGCGACATCCCAGGAAGATCAGCCCCATCAACACATGATGCCCCCGAAGCGCCGCACCGAACTGAACATTTCTCCGCCTCCGCAAGACTTACTTAGCGATAGTCACATGTCCTGTCAAGCTGAAACATCGTTGGACTCGGAGCACAGCAACAGCATCTGGATGGAAGACTCTCTCTCCAACTTCAGTATCATGAGCACAAACTCCTACAACGACAACACAGAGGTGCCACGAAAGTCACGGAAACGAACCCCACGACAAAGGCCGGGGCTCAAATCTTTGCTTACCAATGAAGCCAGCATGGATGTTTTTGATGCGGACAGTGCCAAAGCACCACACTTTGTCTTTTCTCAGCTCGGCACGGACAACAAGACTGCACAAAAAGGAAG TCCACAAGAAAATGCTCGGGTGCCTCATCAAAAAGGAGTTCTTTCCATGCAATACCCATCTAAGAGTGAACAGAAGGAGCTGAAGATCCTTGTTCAGCCGGAGCCCCAGCACCGGGCTCGCTATCTGACGGAGGGCAGCAGAGGGTCTGTGAAGGACCGCACTCAGCAGGGCTTCCCTACCGTAAAG CTGGAGGGTGTGAATGAGCCAGTCATATTGCAAGTTTTTGTGGGAATCGATGCTGAGCGGGTGAGGCCCCATGGATTTTACCAAGCTTGCAGAGTGACCGGCCGCAATACCACAGCCTGCAAAGAGGTGGACATTGGGGGCACAACTGTCATTGAAGTCCCCTTGGACCCCAGCACCCACATGACCTTAGC TGTGGATTGTGTTGGCATCTTGAAACTCCGAAATGCCGATGTGGAGGCTCGCATCGGCGTGGCAGGGTCAAAGAAGAAGAGTACGCGTGCTCGGCTTGTGTTTCGGGTCAACATCCCACGTCCAGATGGTTCAGTGCTCACTCTCCAAACGCTGTCATCTTCCATACTTTGCA CTCAGCCGGCTGGGGTGCCCGAGATTCTGAAGAAATCACTGCACAGTTGCTCAGTGAGGGGCGGAGAAGAGCTCTTCATCATTGgcaagaattttctcaaagacGCAAAAGTCATATTTCAAGAGAATGTCTCTG ATGAAACCTCGTGGAAGACAGAGGCGGAAATTGATATGGAATTGTTTCACCAG AATCATTTGATCGTGAAGGTTCCACCTTACCAGAACCAAAGCATCacctctgctgtgtgtgtggggatcTATGTGGTCACCGTCGCTGGCAGATCCCATGATGTTCAACAGTTTACTTACAATCCAGATGCAG GAAAAAATGAAGTTTCTGTGAAGAAAGAGACAGCGTCTCCAGTAAAGACATGTCCCTTTGACGATCAAAGTAAAG TTCTGAGGCCCTGTATGTTGCCTCAAGTCAAGAAAGAAGAAGTCACGCCAATGGAGGTCACCAACAACCTCCAAACCACTGGGGTGTTCAAG CAGATGCTGGACCTCTGTCCAGGCCAGCAGAACCCAGAAATGTCTACGGGCCATCTAAATAACAACAGAGAATTTTCCAACGCATTACCACAGTCCTCAGGCGACCCCGACAAGAGCCAGGGCCCAGTTTTTACCAACACAGAGGCCCTAACTACAATCCAGCCAATAGTGGGTCTTGGACAGGAGAGGCAAGTCAGCAACTCTGGGTCTACGGTGAGGCCATGTGGTGATCCTGGACCTCAGCTGCCCATGTTCCCTTCAGACGAAGTGGCCCAGTTAGAGGAGGCAGTAAGACAGCTTAAGCCCGAAGCGTTTGGTTTGCCACTTCAGTCCGACAACTCAATGGCCAACCAACAGCACCATATGCAGCGCCAGCAGATCCAAAACCAGCAActtcagcagcaacagcagcaaattCATCAGCAgcaactgcagcagcagcagcagcagcaggtgctGGAGAATCTGCAGCAGCAGATATTCCAATCACAAATTCAAATGCAGTGCGTGAATGTGGAGCAGCAGGGCTCCTCACAAGGTGCTCTGCCAAACCAGGGATCACTTTTCCAACaggctcagcagcagcagcagcaccagcagcaacagcaacaacaaacgtCTCTCTTTCAGCAGACCACTGATCTGCTCTCTATTCAGACCAACTTCCTCCAGCAGACACCCTCACACTCCTCACCACCAGCATTCCACAATCCCAGTCCCTTGGCTGAAGCGCATGATCCCCAGGGCGGTCTGTTTCATAGCCAGAACGCCTCCCACACTCCAGAGCAGGCGCAGGCTGTGCTCTTCCAAAACCCCATGACAGTTTTGGCCTCCCCTGACCAGCAACCTTCAACCCCTATTCTTTTCCTCCCCCAGACGTCTCTTTCAGGTCAGCTTCCGACCAATAGTAGCCAACAGCAGCAATTGGCCTTTCTCAGTGCTCTACAAACACCTGCACCCGGACAACAATCGGTGTTTCAGGCTCAAGCTCAGACTCAGCTCTCTCCAATTCAGCAAGGAGCACCGATGGAGCGACAGCAGCCTTCCCAGCCTCAGCCCCTCACTCAGCCAAATCAACAGCATTGTTTGTTTCAGAACCTCTCTCAGCATCCACCTGCAAATGCGCTGCCTCCAGCTCAACAACAGCCAGCTGGGCTACTCTTCTGTAacaaccccctgcccaccacagACCAGACATCCAACATCCTCTTCGACAATCAGGGGCAGATGCCTCCTTTGACCAGCAGTAGTCTAGTTTCCCGAGAGCCCGAGAACACTTCGCTGCTTTTCTCACAGGCCAGCATGGTGACGGTAAACCAACAAGTCCGCCCTGAGCCCATGGCCTTAGGTAACCCTAATGACGCACGCCAGCAAGTCTTATATCAGGCTCAGCAACCAATGCAACTTGGAAACACCACAAACAGTGGGCAAGAGCGGTCTGTGGGGCTCTTCATGCGTCCGCCGAACATGGCCTCTCTCCAAGGCGGATTGTCTCAGGAGCTTGCACAGTCTGCCATGTTTGCTTCACCCAATGGTGTGGCGAGCCTCCAGACAACCACTTCATCTCCTGTTCAGCAGCCAGGGACTCTGTTTCAGTCTGCAGTTGGTGGGACCATCGGTCAGCCCAGCCAGGCTGAAGAATCCGAACTCTTCCTTTTTGGAATTCAAAATG AATGTGGTCAGCTGATGAGCGCACCAGGAAATGCGGTGTCTGACCAGATCATTGCCATTAGCCAGTCTGGTCAAAACCAAAGAGAGAGTGAGGCCCGCAT
- the nfat5b gene encoding nuclear factor of activated T-cells 5 isoform X3 produces MSENVNLLKLVYDLLPGELQFCSTIEKNPLAMSQTSGGESGTPSAAIPSDGMPCSMTMDGPRSAFSTSSSSTQQCSSSASDPARCGNVGPEDIRTCRAVPESFGAEGGSSNGNGGGHCLPAAEVGGGLGATSQEDQPHQHMMPPKRRTELNISPPPQDLLSDSHMSCQAETSLDSEHSNSIWMEDSLSNFSIMSTNSYNDNTEVPRKSRKRTPRQRPGLKSLLTNEASMDVFDADSAKAPHFVFSQLGTDNKTAQKGSPQENARVPHQKGVLSMQYPSKSEQKELKILVQPEPQHRARYLTEGSRGSVKDRTQQGFPTVKLEGVNEPVILQVFVGIDAERVRPHGFYQACRVTGRNTTACKEVDIGGTTVIEVPLDPSTHMTLAVDCVGILKLRNADVEARIGVAGSKKKSTRARLVFRVNIPRPDGSVLTLQTLSSSILCTQPAGVPEILKKSLHSCSVRGGEELFIIGKNFLKDAKVIFQENVSDETSWKTEAEIDMELFHQNHLIVKVPPYQNQSITSAVCVGIYVVTVAGRSHDVQQFTYNPDAGKNEVSVKKETASPVKTCPFDDQSKVLRPCMLPQVKKEEVTPMEVTNNLQTTGVFKQMLDLCPGQQNPEMSTGHLNNNREFSNALPQSSGDPDKSQGPVFTNTEALTTIQPIVGLGQERQVSNSGSTVRPCGDPGPQLPMFPSDEVAQLEEAVRQLKPEAFGLPLQSDNSMANQQHHMQRQQIQNQQLQQQQQQIHQQQLQQQQQQQVLENLQQQIFQSQIQMQCVNVEQQGSSQGALPNQGSLFQQAQQQQQHQQQQQQQTSLFQQTTDLLSIQTNFLQQTPSHSSPPAFHNPSPLAEAHDPQGGLFHSQNASHTPEQAQAVLFQNPMTVLASPDQQPSTPILFLPQTSLSGQLPTNSSQQQQLAFLSALQTPAPGQQSVFQAQAQTQLSPIQQGAPMERQQPSQPQPLTQPNQQHCLFQNLSQHPPANALPPAQQQPAGLLFCNNPLPTTDQTSNILFDNQGQMPPLTSSSLVSREPENTSLLFSQASMVTVNQQVRPEPMALGNPNDARQQVLYQAQQPMQLGNTTNSGQERSVGLFMRPPNMASLQGGLSQELAQSAMFASPNGVASLQTTTSSPVQQPGTLFQSAVGGTIGQPSQAEESELFLFGIQNECGQLMSAPGNAVSDQIIAISQSGQNQRESEARIQSLFNQSPSQSVTAQSGLKASRSMEKIENLLVSQEPGNGITHSF; encoded by the exons ATGAGTGAAAATGTAAATCTGTTAA AATTAGTGTATGACCTTCTGCCCGGAGAGCTGCAGTTTTGTTCCACCATCGAGAAGAACCCATTAGCCATGAGCCAAACCAGTGGTGGAGAATCTGGGACCCCTTCAGCTGCTATACCTTCAG ATGGCATGCCCTGCTCTATGACCATGGATGGCCCCCGCAGTGCTTTTTCCACCTCTTCCAGTTCGACCCAACAATGCAGTTCTTCAGCCAGTGACCCTGCTCGCTGTGGCAATGTCGGCCCAGAGGACATCAGAACTTGCAGAGCTGTACCAGAGAGCTTTGGCGCTGAAGGTGGGAGTTCCAATGGCAATGGTGGTGGTCATTGCCTGCCCGCCGCTGAGGTTGGGGGAGGGTTAGGTGCGACATCCCAGGAAGATCAGCCCCATCAACACATGATGCCCCCGAAGCGCCGCACCGAACTGAACATTTCTCCGCCTCCGCAAGACTTACTTAGCGATAGTCACATGTCCTGTCAAGCTGAAACATCGTTGGACTCGGAGCACAGCAACAGCATCTGGATGGAAGACTCTCTCTCCAACTTCAGTATCATGAGCACAAACTCCTACAACGACAACACAGAGGTGCCACGAAAGTCACGGAAACGAACCCCACGACAAAGGCCGGGGCTCAAATCTTTGCTTACCAATGAAGCCAGCATGGATGTTTTTGATGCGGACAGTGCCAAAGCACCACACTTTGTCTTTTCTCAGCTCGGCACGGACAACAAGACTGCACAAAAAGGAAG TCCACAAGAAAATGCTCGGGTGCCTCATCAAAAAGGAGTTCTTTCCATGCAATACCCATCTAAGAGTGAACAGAAGGAGCTGAAGATCCTTGTTCAGCCGGAGCCCCAGCACCGGGCTCGCTATCTGACGGAGGGCAGCAGAGGGTCTGTGAAGGACCGCACTCAGCAGGGCTTCCCTACCGTAAAG CTGGAGGGTGTGAATGAGCCAGTCATATTGCAAGTTTTTGTGGGAATCGATGCTGAGCGGGTGAGGCCCCATGGATTTTACCAAGCTTGCAGAGTGACCGGCCGCAATACCACAGCCTGCAAAGAGGTGGACATTGGGGGCACAACTGTCATTGAAGTCCCCTTGGACCCCAGCACCCACATGACCTTAGC TGTGGATTGTGTTGGCATCTTGAAACTCCGAAATGCCGATGTGGAGGCTCGCATCGGCGTGGCAGGGTCAAAGAAGAAGAGTACGCGTGCTCGGCTTGTGTTTCGGGTCAACATCCCACGTCCAGATGGTTCAGTGCTCACTCTCCAAACGCTGTCATCTTCCATACTTTGCA CTCAGCCGGCTGGGGTGCCCGAGATTCTGAAGAAATCACTGCACAGTTGCTCAGTGAGGGGCGGAGAAGAGCTCTTCATCATTGgcaagaattttctcaaagacGCAAAAGTCATATTTCAAGAGAATGTCTCTG ATGAAACCTCGTGGAAGACAGAGGCGGAAATTGATATGGAATTGTTTCACCAG AATCATTTGATCGTGAAGGTTCCACCTTACCAGAACCAAAGCATCacctctgctgtgtgtgtggggatcTATGTGGTCACCGTCGCTGGCAGATCCCATGATGTTCAACAGTTTACTTACAATCCAGATGCAG GAAAAAATGAAGTTTCTGTGAAGAAAGAGACAGCGTCTCCAGTAAAGACATGTCCCTTTGACGATCAAAGTAAAG TTCTGAGGCCCTGTATGTTGCCTCAAGTCAAGAAAGAAGAAGTCACGCCAATGGAGGTCACCAACAACCTCCAAACCACTGGGGTGTTCAAG CAGATGCTGGACCTCTGTCCAGGCCAGCAGAACCCAGAAATGTCTACGGGCCATCTAAATAACAACAGAGAATTTTCCAACGCATTACCACAGTCCTCAGGCGACCCCGACAAGAGCCAGGGCCCAGTTTTTACCAACACAGAGGCCCTAACTACAATCCAGCCAATAGTGGGTCTTGGACAGGAGAGGCAAGTCAGCAACTCTGGGTCTACGGTGAGGCCATGTGGTGATCCTGGACCTCAGCTGCCCATGTTCCCTTCAGACGAAGTGGCCCAGTTAGAGGAGGCAGTAAGACAGCTTAAGCCCGAAGCGTTTGGTTTGCCACTTCAGTCCGACAACTCAATGGCCAACCAACAGCACCATATGCAGCGCCAGCAGATCCAAAACCAGCAActtcagcagcaacagcagcaaattCATCAGCAgcaactgcagcagcagcagcagcagcaggtgctGGAGAATCTGCAGCAGCAGATATTCCAATCACAAATTCAAATGCAGTGCGTGAATGTGGAGCAGCAGGGCTCCTCACAAGGTGCTCTGCCAAACCAGGGATCACTTTTCCAACaggctcagcagcagcagcagcaccagcagcaacagcaacaacaaacgtCTCTCTTTCAGCAGACCACTGATCTGCTCTCTATTCAGACCAACTTCCTCCAGCAGACACCCTCACACTCCTCACCACCAGCATTCCACAATCCCAGTCCCTTGGCTGAAGCGCATGATCCCCAGGGCGGTCTGTTTCATAGCCAGAACGCCTCCCACACTCCAGAGCAGGCGCAGGCTGTGCTCTTCCAAAACCCCATGACAGTTTTGGCCTCCCCTGACCAGCAACCTTCAACCCCTATTCTTTTCCTCCCCCAGACGTCTCTTTCAGGTCAGCTTCCGACCAATAGTAGCCAACAGCAGCAATTGGCCTTTCTCAGTGCTCTACAAACACCTGCACCCGGACAACAATCGGTGTTTCAGGCTCAAGCTCAGACTCAGCTCTCTCCAATTCAGCAAGGAGCACCGATGGAGCGACAGCAGCCTTCCCAGCCTCAGCCCCTCACTCAGCCAAATCAACAGCATTGTTTGTTTCAGAACCTCTCTCAGCATCCACCTGCAAATGCGCTGCCTCCAGCTCAACAACAGCCAGCTGGGCTACTCTTCTGTAacaaccccctgcccaccacagACCAGACATCCAACATCCTCTTCGACAATCAGGGGCAGATGCCTCCTTTGACCAGCAGTAGTCTAGTTTCCCGAGAGCCCGAGAACACTTCGCTGCTTTTCTCACAGGCCAGCATGGTGACGGTAAACCAACAAGTCCGCCCTGAGCCCATGGCCTTAGGTAACCCTAATGACGCACGCCAGCAAGTCTTATATCAGGCTCAGCAACCAATGCAACTTGGAAACACCACAAACAGTGGGCAAGAGCGGTCTGTGGGGCTCTTCATGCGTCCGCCGAACATGGCCTCTCTCCAAGGCGGATTGTCTCAGGAGCTTGCACAGTCTGCCATGTTTGCTTCACCCAATGGTGTGGCGAGCCTCCAGACAACCACTTCATCTCCTGTTCAGCAGCCAGGGACTCTGTTTCAGTCTGCAGTTGGTGGGACCATCGGTCAGCCCAGCCAGGCTGAAGAATCCGAACTCTTCCTTTTTGGAATTCAAAATG AATGTGGTCAGCTGATGAGCGCACCAGGAAATGCGGTGTCTGACCAGATCATTGCCATTAGCCAGTCTGGTCAAAACCAAAGAGAGAGTGAGGCCCGCAT
- the nfat5b gene encoding nuclear factor of activated T-cells 5 isoform X2 — translation MPSDFVALFSGELDLHLPGSFSSKELVYDLLPGELQFCSTIEKNPLAMSQTSGGESGTPSAAIPSDGMPCSMTMDGPRSAFSTSSSSTQQCSSSASDPARCGNVGPEDIRTCRAVPESFGAEGGSSNGNGGGHCLPAAEVGGGLGATSQEDQPHQHMMPPKRRTELNISPPPQDLLSDSHMSCQAETSLDSEHSNSIWMEDSLSNFSIMSTNSYNDNTEVPRKSRKRTPRQRPGLKSLLTNEASMDVFDADSAKAPHFVFSQLGTDNKTAQKGSPQENARVPHQKGVLSMQYPSKSEQKELKILVQPEPQHRARYLTEGSRGSVKDRTQQGFPTVKLEGVNEPVILQVFVGIDAERVRPHGFYQACRVTGRNTTACKEVDIGGTTVIEVPLDPSTHMTLAVDCVGILKLRNADVEARIGVAGSKKKSTRARLVFRVNIPRPDGSVLTLQTLSSSILCTQPAGVPEILKKSLHSCSVRGGEELFIIGKNFLKDAKVIFQENVSDETSWKTEAEIDMELFHQNHLIVKVPPYQNQSITSAVCVGIYVVTVAGRSHDVQQFTYNPDAGKNEVSVKKETASPVKTCPFDDQSKVLRPCMLPQVKKEEVTPMEVTNNLQTTGVFKMLDLCPGQQNPEMSTGHLNNNREFSNALPQSSGDPDKSQGPVFTNTEALTTIQPIVGLGQERQVSNSGSTVRPCGDPGPQLPMFPSDEVAQLEEAVRQLKPEAFGLPLQSDNSMANQQHHMQRQQIQNQQLQQQQQQIHQQQLQQQQQQQVLENLQQQIFQSQIQMQCVNVEQQGSSQGALPNQGSLFQQAQQQQQHQQQQQQQTSLFQQTTDLLSIQTNFLQQTPSHSSPPAFHNPSPLAEAHDPQGGLFHSQNASHTPEQAQAVLFQNPMTVLASPDQQPSTPILFLPQTSLSGQLPTNSSQQQQLAFLSALQTPAPGQQSVFQAQAQTQLSPIQQGAPMERQQPSQPQPLTQPNQQHCLFQNLSQHPPANALPPAQQQPAGLLFCNNPLPTTDQTSNILFDNQGQMPPLTSSSLVSREPENTSLLFSQASMVTVNQQVRPEPMALGNPNDARQQVLYQAQQPMQLGNTTNSGQERSVGLFMRPPNMASLQGGLSQELAQSAMFASPNGVASLQTTTSSPVQQPGTLFQSAVGGTIGQPSQAEESELFLFGIQNECGQLMSAPGNAVSDQIIAISQSGQNQRESEARIQSLFNQSPSQSVTAQSGLKASRSMEKIENLLVSQEPGNGITHSF, via the exons ATGCCCTCTGACTTTGTCGCGCTTTTCAGCGGGGAGCTCGACCTCCATTTGCCCGGATCATTTTCCTCCAAAG AATTAGTGTATGACCTTCTGCCCGGAGAGCTGCAGTTTTGTTCCACCATCGAGAAGAACCCATTAGCCATGAGCCAAACCAGTGGTGGAGAATCTGGGACCCCTTCAGCTGCTATACCTTCAG ATGGCATGCCCTGCTCTATGACCATGGATGGCCCCCGCAGTGCTTTTTCCACCTCTTCCAGTTCGACCCAACAATGCAGTTCTTCAGCCAGTGACCCTGCTCGCTGTGGCAATGTCGGCCCAGAGGACATCAGAACTTGCAGAGCTGTACCAGAGAGCTTTGGCGCTGAAGGTGGGAGTTCCAATGGCAATGGTGGTGGTCATTGCCTGCCCGCCGCTGAGGTTGGGGGAGGGTTAGGTGCGACATCCCAGGAAGATCAGCCCCATCAACACATGATGCCCCCGAAGCGCCGCACCGAACTGAACATTTCTCCGCCTCCGCAAGACTTACTTAGCGATAGTCACATGTCCTGTCAAGCTGAAACATCGTTGGACTCGGAGCACAGCAACAGCATCTGGATGGAAGACTCTCTCTCCAACTTCAGTATCATGAGCACAAACTCCTACAACGACAACACAGAGGTGCCACGAAAGTCACGGAAACGAACCCCACGACAAAGGCCGGGGCTCAAATCTTTGCTTACCAATGAAGCCAGCATGGATGTTTTTGATGCGGACAGTGCCAAAGCACCACACTTTGTCTTTTCTCAGCTCGGCACGGACAACAAGACTGCACAAAAAGGAAG TCCACAAGAAAATGCTCGGGTGCCTCATCAAAAAGGAGTTCTTTCCATGCAATACCCATCTAAGAGTGAACAGAAGGAGCTGAAGATCCTTGTTCAGCCGGAGCCCCAGCACCGGGCTCGCTATCTGACGGAGGGCAGCAGAGGGTCTGTGAAGGACCGCACTCAGCAGGGCTTCCCTACCGTAAAG CTGGAGGGTGTGAATGAGCCAGTCATATTGCAAGTTTTTGTGGGAATCGATGCTGAGCGGGTGAGGCCCCATGGATTTTACCAAGCTTGCAGAGTGACCGGCCGCAATACCACAGCCTGCAAAGAGGTGGACATTGGGGGCACAACTGTCATTGAAGTCCCCTTGGACCCCAGCACCCACATGACCTTAGC TGTGGATTGTGTTGGCATCTTGAAACTCCGAAATGCCGATGTGGAGGCTCGCATCGGCGTGGCAGGGTCAAAGAAGAAGAGTACGCGTGCTCGGCTTGTGTTTCGGGTCAACATCCCACGTCCAGATGGTTCAGTGCTCACTCTCCAAACGCTGTCATCTTCCATACTTTGCA CTCAGCCGGCTGGGGTGCCCGAGATTCTGAAGAAATCACTGCACAGTTGCTCAGTGAGGGGCGGAGAAGAGCTCTTCATCATTGgcaagaattttctcaaagacGCAAAAGTCATATTTCAAGAGAATGTCTCTG ATGAAACCTCGTGGAAGACAGAGGCGGAAATTGATATGGAATTGTTTCACCAG AATCATTTGATCGTGAAGGTTCCACCTTACCAGAACCAAAGCATCacctctgctgtgtgtgtggggatcTATGTGGTCACCGTCGCTGGCAGATCCCATGATGTTCAACAGTTTACTTACAATCCAGATGCAG GAAAAAATGAAGTTTCTGTGAAGAAAGAGACAGCGTCTCCAGTAAAGACATGTCCCTTTGACGATCAAAGTAAAG TTCTGAGGCCCTGTATGTTGCCTCAAGTCAAGAAAGAAGAAGTCACGCCAATGGAGGTCACCAACAACCTCCAAACCACTGGGGTGTTCAAG ATGCTGGACCTCTGTCCAGGCCAGCAGAACCCAGAAATGTCTACGGGCCATCTAAATAACAACAGAGAATTTTCCAACGCATTACCACAGTCCTCAGGCGACCCCGACAAGAGCCAGGGCCCAGTTTTTACCAACACAGAGGCCCTAACTACAATCCAGCCAATAGTGGGTCTTGGACAGGAGAGGCAAGTCAGCAACTCTGGGTCTACGGTGAGGCCATGTGGTGATCCTGGACCTCAGCTGCCCATGTTCCCTTCAGACGAAGTGGCCCAGTTAGAGGAGGCAGTAAGACAGCTTAAGCCCGAAGCGTTTGGTTTGCCACTTCAGTCCGACAACTCAATGGCCAACCAACAGCACCATATGCAGCGCCAGCAGATCCAAAACCAGCAActtcagcagcaacagcagcaaattCATCAGCAgcaactgcagcagcagcagcagcagcaggtgctGGAGAATCTGCAGCAGCAGATATTCCAATCACAAATTCAAATGCAGTGCGTGAATGTGGAGCAGCAGGGCTCCTCACAAGGTGCTCTGCCAAACCAGGGATCACTTTTCCAACaggctcagcagcagcagcagcaccagcagcaacagcaacaacaaacgtCTCTCTTTCAGCAGACCACTGATCTGCTCTCTATTCAGACCAACTTCCTCCAGCAGACACCCTCACACTCCTCACCACCAGCATTCCACAATCCCAGTCCCTTGGCTGAAGCGCATGATCCCCAGGGCGGTCTGTTTCATAGCCAGAACGCCTCCCACACTCCAGAGCAGGCGCAGGCTGTGCTCTTCCAAAACCCCATGACAGTTTTGGCCTCCCCTGACCAGCAACCTTCAACCCCTATTCTTTTCCTCCCCCAGACGTCTCTTTCAGGTCAGCTTCCGACCAATAGTAGCCAACAGCAGCAATTGGCCTTTCTCAGTGCTCTACAAACACCTGCACCCGGACAACAATCGGTGTTTCAGGCTCAAGCTCAGACTCAGCTCTCTCCAATTCAGCAAGGAGCACCGATGGAGCGACAGCAGCCTTCCCAGCCTCAGCCCCTCACTCAGCCAAATCAACAGCATTGTTTGTTTCAGAACCTCTCTCAGCATCCACCTGCAAATGCGCTGCCTCCAGCTCAACAACAGCCAGCTGGGCTACTCTTCTGTAacaaccccctgcccaccacagACCAGACATCCAACATCCTCTTCGACAATCAGGGGCAGATGCCTCCTTTGACCAGCAGTAGTCTAGTTTCCCGAGAGCCCGAGAACACTTCGCTGCTTTTCTCACAGGCCAGCATGGTGACGGTAAACCAACAAGTCCGCCCTGAGCCCATGGCCTTAGGTAACCCTAATGACGCACGCCAGCAAGTCTTATATCAGGCTCAGCAACCAATGCAACTTGGAAACACCACAAACAGTGGGCAAGAGCGGTCTGTGGGGCTCTTCATGCGTCCGCCGAACATGGCCTCTCTCCAAGGCGGATTGTCTCAGGAGCTTGCACAGTCTGCCATGTTTGCTTCACCCAATGGTGTGGCGAGCCTCCAGACAACCACTTCATCTCCTGTTCAGCAGCCAGGGACTCTGTTTCAGTCTGCAGTTGGTGGGACCATCGGTCAGCCCAGCCAGGCTGAAGAATCCGAACTCTTCCTTTTTGGAATTCAAAATG AATGTGGTCAGCTGATGAGCGCACCAGGAAATGCGGTGTCTGACCAGATCATTGCCATTAGCCAGTCTGGTCAAAACCAAAGAGAGAGTGAGGCCCGCAT